The bacterium nucleotide sequence TGTTGTTGAAACAAAAGCAGGTGAACAGGTGCGCTATAAAAAACTTGTTCTTGCTACTGGTTCTGAGCCAATGATTCCTCCAATACCCGGTATTGATAAGGGGAATATTTTTTCTATAAAAAAGGATGTTACATATCTAAATGATATGATTCATGCAATGGAGCATGCTTCCGATCTGGTAATAGTTGGATGCGGTTTTATTGGTGTAGAACTTGCAGAGGAGTGCAAAAAGAGAAAGGAAAACTTAAACATTACTATAGTTGAGATGATGCATCATTGCTTACAATTGGTATATGATAAGGACTTTTGTTTAAAAGCTGAGGAAACACTTATTGCTCAGGGCGTTAATCTTATGGTAGACGAGAAAGTAGAGTCTTTTACGGGCAATGATAAGGTAGAAGGGATTAAATTAAAAAGTGGAAAAGAAATTAAGTCAGATATGGTGATCCTTGGTATTGGCGCTGTTTCTAATATTGGACTGGCGCAGGAAATCGGATTGGAAATAGGACCTGCAAGAGGTATCATGGTAAACCGCTATATGCAGACAAGTGATCCAAATATTTTTGCGTGCGGTGACTGTACAGAAAAGGTTTCCTTCTTTGATGGAAAAGCTTCTACTCTCAAACTGGCGTCTATAGCTACAATGGAAGCGCGTATAGCAGGAGCCAATTTGTTTGCATCCAGCCGCTTGAATATGGGTGTTATAGGTGTATTCTCTACAACCTTAGGTGATTCTGCATTTGCAGCCGCCGGTCTGACTGAAGAACAGGCCCAAAAGCAGGGATATAATATTATTGTGGGAGAGAGCGAAGCAATAAACCGTCATCCTGGCGGTATGCCTGGCGCAGAGAATTTAAAGGTAAAATTAGTTTTTGAAGCAGGTACACAAATTATTTTAGGCGGGCAAATATGCGGAGCTAAGAGCGGCGGAGAACTTATCAATGCTATTAGCGCCTTTGTGCATCAACGAATGACTGCTAATGATATAGCCACGTTTCAAATGGGAACTCATCCAGCTCTTACTGCATCTCCAATTGCTTATCAGTTGGTAAATGCAGCGGAGATTGCAATTAAACAATTAAAAATGAAAAGGAGGTGATTAAGATGCGTGTAGCGATTTCAACAGATGGAGATTCTGTCTCAGCTCATTTTGGAAGGTGTCCATCTTACACGATTGTAGATATTGAAGATGGAAAGGTAATTAAGAAGGAGGTTGTTGACAATCCAGGGCATGTGCCTGGTGCTATACCTCAGTTTCTTCATGAAAAGGGAGTTGAGTGTATTATAGCCGGAGGAATGGGAGCAAGAGCTGTGGGCTTTTTTGATGAATTCGGTATTAAGCCAATTGTAGGTGTGCAGGGGAGAATAGATGAGATCATTGAAAAACTAATCAAAGGCGAGCTTAAGGGAGGGGCAAGCTTGTGCAAGCCTAGTGCTGGCAAAGGATATGGCATAGACAAGACTCTATGTGATCATCCAGATGAAAACAAATGAATGTAACCAACAAAGGAGATGAGATTATGAAAATTTGTATAACTTCACAAGGAGATAATTTAGATTCGCAGGTTGACCCAAGGTTTGGGAGATGTCAGTATTTTATTATTACAGATACAGAAACTTCAGAGTTTGAAGCAGTTCAGAATCCGAATTTATCCGGTATGGGCGGAGTCGGCATTCAGTCAGCTCAATTTATGGCAGAAAAACAGGTAAAGGCAGTTTTGACAGGGAATGTTGGCCCAAATGCTTTTCAAGGGTTACAAGCAGCAGGTGTAGAGATAATAACGGGTGTATCCGGCAATATTAAAGAAGCGATAGAAAAATACAATAAAGGTGAACTTAAAGCAACTCAGGGACCAAGTGTAAATTCAAAATTTGGCACGGGGAAATAATAAATGAGTAAAGATTTTAATCATCTCGTTGATAAATTACAGGAATGTGTGATTAAGGATGCAAGTAAGATTTATTCAGAGCAGGTAATTAAGCAGTTTACTCATCCACAGAATGTTGGGAGGATGAACGACCCGGACGGTGCCGCTACAATAAAAGGACCATGTGGAGATACAGTAGAGATTTACCTGATAATAAAGAATGATGAAATTACAGAATCTCTGTTTTTTACTGATGGATGTGGTGCAACAATAGCTTGTGGGTCAATTACAACACGGTTAGCAAAAGGGAAAACTATTAATGAGGTGTTAAAAATTTCTCCTGCAGATATTATAGAGGAACTGGGTGGGCTTCCTGGGGAGAACTTACATTGTGCAATTCTGACAGTGAATACCCTGCATAAGGCAGTCGCAGATTATTTACTGAAGAAGAGTAATAGCTGACTACGATTTTTCTTGAGTTTTAATATTAAATCAGTAAAACTATACTATATATGACTAAAGAAGAAATAACAGCCCTTATATCGTCTTTTGTTAATCTGATATTAACAGTTATAAAGTTTTGTCTGGCTATATATACAGGCAGTATAGCTTTGCTTGCTGAAGCATGGCACTCATTATCTGATATATTTTCGTCATTTATGGTTTTTGCTGCCATCAGGGCAGATAGAATAGGCAGTATATCAGAAGAAAGGGCAACTCAATCTCAGGAGATCTATCGCGACACAGGTTCTATTTTTAAAGATGAAGACTCACACCAAAAAGAAAAGCACTCATTAGCAGGTAAACGGTTCTTCACTGGACTAGAGGAAAAAGTTGCTGTTGGAATAGGTCTTTTTCTTATTTTTGCATCATACAAGATTTTTATGAAAGTAATTCATCCTGAGACTATTGCTATTCGAAATCCAGTTCCAGCAGCTTTGGTTATATTAATATTAGCTCTATTTTCATATCTTTTATTTAGATTTGAAGTATATGTTGGAGAAAAAAGCAAATCTCCGGGACTTGTAGCGGATGGTTATCACTCAAAAATAGATATGTTTGCTTCAATGCTGGTATCTGTGGCGCTTGTAAGCGAACACATCGGATTTCGTATAGATAAGATAGCAGCCGTCGTTATTTGCGCAGCTATACTTATACATGCTCTACATGTGCTTACAAGAGCTTTAAAAGCATATATTCATCCGCAAGGAAAAACCTATCTAAAGGGTGCTCAACCGCACGAAGACATATTAGTGGTATTTATTAAGGAGAAGCTCCCTTTATTGATAAATCGTTTATATGACGCATTATCTAGGAAATTGCATCTGACTGGCAATTATAATCAGAATAAAAAGATATTAAATAAGATCATAACAATTGTAGTTTTAATAATTGTTGCCGGTATATATTTTTCTTCAGGGATATATATGCTGAAGCCCTATGAAAAAGCAATTGTGGAGCGCTTTGGTAAACCCCTGAATATTACGAAACCTGTTTTGCCTGGTCTTCATTATGCGCTTCCTTTACCTATTGACAGGATTAACAGAGTGGATACTGAGAGAATAAGGCGAATAAGTATTGGCTATAAAGCTAGTAAAGACTATCAGTTAATATTATGGACAAATGTTCATTATAAAGAAGAACTGCCTTTTTTAACAGGAGAGAACAGTTTTCTAGGTCTAACTATGAATGTGCATTACAAAGTTAAAGATATATATGCCTTTTTATACAAAAATTCATCCCCAGAGGATTTAATGATGCAGCTTGCCAATACCGTATTGACGAACACTCTATCAAAAAGAGCCTTCTTTCCAACAATCACTGTTGACAGGGAAAGACTTGAAGAGGAAATTCTCGAAACTCTCCAGACGAAACTTGACGAATTTAAAACAGGAATATGGATAGAAGGCATACACTTTAGAGACATGCATCCTCCTACAGATATTGCTCCTGCTTTTGAGGATGTTGTAAGCGCTCAGGAGGATTATGAAACATACATTCATAAAGCAAAAGGCTATGAAAATAAAGTAATTCCTCATGCTAGAGCCACAAAGATTAAAATGAAAAACGAAGCCATTGCTTACAGAAATAATGTGCTGGCAAAGAGCAATGGAGAAGCTGGAAGGTTTCTCGATCAGCAGGCTGCATATAGAAAGCATCCTGATATTACGGAAACCCGTCTTTATATAGAAGGAATGGAAGAAATTCTACCTGACGTCCAGAAGTTTATTATATGTCCTAAAGAAGGAGAAAAGATTCCTGACATCTGGTTTTTCCAAGGTAATCAATCAGGGATTTCCACAATAATTAGAGAGGAGAAATAACAAATGAAAGCAGGAAATAGGTTTTTAATAATAATGCTTGTAGTTGTTGTAGGTCTATCATTTTTAGTCTTCTACAAGGTTGATGAGAGAGAACATGTTATCATTACTCAGTTTGGACACCCTGTTAAAACTATCGGGAATCCGGGCCTTTACTATAAATGGCCTGACCCTGTTCAAACAGTTAACAGATTTGAAAAAAGACTAATGCTTTATAGAACCAGATTGATTGAATATCTTACACAGGATAAAAAAAATATAATTGTGCAGTGTTTTGTATGCTGGAGGATTGATAATCCGTTAGAATTTTTTCAGGCAGTTGGAAATAATATAAATGCCGCAAAAAAGATCGATGATATTATTTGCGCTCAGCTTGGAAGCGTTCTGGGTAATTATGAAATATCGTCAATAATATCAACAAAAAAAAATGCTGTAAAAATCAAGGAGATAGAGAAAACTATAACAAAGAATAGCAACAAAAAAACTATAGATTCTTATGGCATTGAAATAAAAGAAATAGGGATATGTCGGCTTGCATTGCCTCAGGATAATGTTGAAAGCGTGTATAAAAGAATGAAGTCTGAAAGAGAATCAATTGCAAACAAATACCGCGCAGAAGGCAGAGAAAAGGCAGATATAATAAGATCTGAGGCTAATAAAATTCAGAGTGACATACTGTCTGAAGCCTATAAAGATGCTGAGATTATAAAGGGAGAGGGAGATGCCGCTGCTACAAAAATATATGCAGAAGCTTTTGAAAAGGATCCTGCGTTTTACAGGTTTATGAGAACTTTAGAATCTTACAAAAGGATAATTGATGACAAAACTACAGTTGTTCTCTCATCCAAATCCGATCTATTTAAGTATCTCAATAAAAAGACAAATGAGGATAGTAAATAGTGCATAAAGACCGCAAAAATCTTATTGAACTAAAAAAAGATGTTCTATCTGCCCTTGCGACAGATATACATAAGCTATATCGCTGGTTTGCTGTATTACTATTCGGAATATACATGCTATCGGGCATATATATTGTAAAGACAAATGAAGTTGGACTTGTCAAGCGATTTGGGAAAGTAATACGGGAGAATGTTGAGTCCGGCATTCATTATCGTATGCCATGGCCAATAGACGAAGTTGATAAGGTGAAGATCAAAGAAGTTATGAGAACAGAACTTTCGTTTTGGTCGGATAAGATAGATAAAGACACACTTCCGTCTTACTGCATAACAGGGGATAAAAATATAGTTCATCTTAAGATGATAATTAATTATCAAATAAAAGAGCCAAAGAAGTTTTTATATAGAATTTATAACTCAGATAAGATCCTTGAGAATTCCATGTATTCAGCCATAATCGAGGCAATTGCTAAAGTAAATGTTGATGATGTTCTTACTACAGCTAAGTATAGATTTCAGCAGGATACTATGCGTTTATGTCAGGAAAGGTTGGATTTTCTGGGAACTGGTTTAGAGATAAAGTCAGTAGAACTTAAAAATATAGAGCCTCCATCAGAAGTTCTTCCAATGTTCAAAGATGTAGTCAACGCCAGAGAAGACGCTTCAACTATGATTCATGATGCAGAATCATATTCTAACAAGATCATTCCAAATGCGCAGGCAGAGGCTGCAAAAACAATCAGTCAGGCGCAGGCGTATAAGATAAAGAAGACAGCCTATGCGCAGGGAGAGACAAATAAATTCCTGAAGATATTAGAGGAGTATAAGAAAGCAGAGGATATTACAGAGTTTAGGTTACATGTGGAGACGTTGGAGAAAGTCATGCCTAAAGCAAAAAAATATATCACTGATTCACACACAAATGGCAAGGAAATAGCAAATACCAAGTTTTTTATAAACTCTGAGGGCAAGTAATCTATTCTTTTCCCCGTTCCCATTTATCTATAAAATTCTTAGCTTTCTTATTTTCTGGAAATAACCTGAGAACTTGTTTGTAACAATCTATTGCCTTTTGTGTATGTCCTTGAAATTTATGTGAGAAAGCAAGGAATCTGAGTATGCCTGCTTTATCATATTCATCCATTTTGGCCTGCGATTTGAGGGCCCTCTCAAAATAGTATTGAGCTTTTTTATAATCCTTTAACTTTGAAAAATAGACTATTCCCATTTCCTCAGATATTTGGTAGCTATCCGGATTATTTTTGATCCCCTCTGCCATAAATTTAATCGCTTCATCTAATTTCCCAAGCCTGAACGCAAGCCAGTATCCTCCAACAGCGTACGCTCTCACATGATGGGGATTGAATATAGTTGCAAGCTTGAACCATGGCATAAGCTCATCCTCTCTTTTGCTGTGCAAATGCTCTGTAATATTCGGCTTGAGATTGTATTCAAGCTTAGCAAATAATTTGTCTAATCTGTTATATTTCAATTTATGTCTGTGCTCAATTTCTTTGTGATTATGTTCATGTTTGTGTTGTGTATGCCCTCCCATGTCTGCCTCTTCTAAAATATGACAATGTCCATGTTCAGTTACTCCCTTATGAAGATATTCATCGGTTTTTAGCCATAATAGATCTGCGGAACCAGAAAAGACGCCACCTAAAATTTTACTTACAATTTCTCCACCCGGAATAACAGAAGTGCTTTGGGCTGTATCCTCTGCAGAATAATGATATAGCTGGAGAGGGATTTGAAGCAGTATAACAGCAAGCAGTAATAGAATTAAAAATATAATTTTGGGCATAATCCCTTAATCCTTACCACTTAATCCTAGTTACAATTGCTTTCTCTGAAACTTCAATGTACCTATTAGTAGAAAGATAGATATATAAACAAGAGCGTATATCATCACTGTTATTATTACCCATGCTGGTACCGGTGACCACTGATGAACTATCTTTTTTGATAAGTCAAAGTAATCAAGATGAGGCAGAATATAATTAATAGACTTGAGAATCCAGGCCAGGAATGCTCCGCACTTATCAAGCACATCTGAGATAGCTTTGCCGATCCAATGTCCCAGAATAAAATAAAGGATAGAAACCGTAACATTTGCGGCATTTGTCATAAAAGCTGACAGACATATAACAATAGAGGACATGAGCATTAACTGAAGAATATGCAGGAATATCCCCTGTATTAAAATACCCGATACACTACTCCCTTTAGAAAACAGGAGAATAATAAATATTCCCTCAAAAACCAAAAAACATAATATAGAAATAATAGAGGTTCCAAGCCATTTTCCTATAATAAATTCAGATCTTTTTAGAGGTTTTGCCATTAACGGATAAATTGTGCGGCTGTTTAGCTCAGTGGGTACCTGTCTTGCTCCAACAACAACAGCGATAATTACAGTTATATAGGTAATGATGAGAAAGGATAATTCTATAAAATACTTTACTAACCCTGTCAGAGAGAAAAAACTTGCCATTGCAACTATGGACATCATTGCAATAGATAGAATAAATAAAACATATATTTCTTTCTTTCTAATAGATTCCTCAATTACATTTTTCGCAATAATCCATGCAGCTCTCATGCTCTTTTATCCTTTATCATCCTGATGAAAATATCTTCCAATACAGTTTGCTTTGTATCAATTTTACCAACAATTTGGTCTAGCTTCTCAGTCTTTAGAATTTGTCCTCTGTCAATTATTCCCACTCTGTCACAAATCAGTTCTACTTCTGAAAGCTCATGTGAGCTAAAAAATATGGTTTTACCTCTATTCTTGAGTTCTAAGATAATATCGCGTATTTCTCTTTTACCAATTGGATCAAGACCTGAATTAGGTTCATCCAGTATCAGAACTTCAGGATCATTTATAATGGCTTGTGCAAGTCCAAGACGCTGGCTCATGCCTTTTGACAGGTTTCGGATAGGAGTATTTTTTTTCTCTGTTAATCCAACAGTTTCCAGAACAGAATCTATTCTGTTGTTTAATATGGTTTTGTCTATACGAAATAATTTCCCGTACATTGCGAGAATCTTGAAAGGCGTAAGAAATGGATAATAATAAGCTATCTCTGGTAAATATCCAATTCTAAACCTGTTTTTTAATGAAGAGGACTTTTCAGCGAATATAAGTGCTTCTCCATTAGTAGGATGCATAAAACCTAACAGGATATTGATAGTTGTTGTTTTTCCCGCGCCATTAGGTCCTATGAATCCAAATATTTCCCCCTTATAAGCAGACAGAGTTATACCTTTTAGGGCAACAGTTCTTTCTTTGCCTGTCCTGTACTCTGCATGAAGATTCCTGATTTCTATTATTGGTTCCATGGTTTTTAACTTTCGCCAAATCTGAATATAAACATACTGAAATTTTAGAATATTGTCAATTATCCATTATTTTACTTATGTCAAGGACATTACCTTGGGCTTTTCTTGTGTCATTCTACCTTAAAGATAGGGGTACTTCTAACCAGTGGGATTCCATAAGAGATTTATTACTTAGAATTTCTTTTGTACCTCCATAGGCGGCTATTTTGCCTTTATCCAGTACAACTACTTTATTGCAAATATCTAAAATCAATTCTAGATCATGGCCAGAAATTATCTTGGTAACTCTTATACCTCTAAGTACTTCCATTAGATGTCGTCTTGACCTCGGGTCTAAATTACTTGAAGGCTCATCTAAAACTAGAATTTCTGGGTTCATTGATAAAACAGTAGCTAAAGATATCCTCTTTTTTTCACCAAAACTTAGATGATGAGATACCCTGTTAATTGAGTCTAACATATCTACTTCTTTCAAGGCTTTTTTGACAGATGAATTAATTTCTTCTTTTTCTTTTCCTATATTAACTAATCCAAAGGCAACATCATCAAAAACAGTGGGCATAAAGAGTTGATCTTCTGGATCCTGGAAAACCAAGCCGACTTTACTTCTAATGAAATCTAAATTCTTATCAGTTATTTCTAATCCCATAATCTCTACTTTGCCACTTCCCCCTAAGATCCCATTTAAATGAAGAAGCAGAGTAGATTTTCCTGCACCATTTGGTCCAATCAAACCAATAGATTCTCCTTCAAAGATGCTTAAGTCCACTCCTCGGAGCGCCTTCGTGCCGTCTGAATAGGTATATTTTAAGCCTTTTATTTTTATCATCTCTTTCATAGCATGTGCCCTGTAAGATGTAACATGACTGCCATGATTATAATTAACGATGCCTTAAGAAAATCATTGTTTGAGAGTTTAAATTCATCCAGAGTCTTTATGCTTCCCTTGTATCCTCTTGAGACCATGGCATTATACATTCGCTGTGTTCTTTCAAAAGCTCGAATAAACAGCATCCCTATCAAATTGCCTGTTATCTTCAGGGTATGGATATTTGTTCCTCTCTTAAACAATCTTGCTTTAGCAGCTGTTGACATTTTCGCTAGTTCTCCCAACAGGACAAAGATATAACGATATGTAAACATAACTAGTTGAATTAATTTATTAGGGAATTTAAGTCTTTGAAGCGCCTTTATAGTCTTATGAAATTCCATTGTTCCAATCATAGGGAAAATAATCATACAAATACTTATTGCTCTTAAAGCTATTAAGGAAGAGAGTCTCAATCCCTCATGAGAAACACCTATAACACTCAGAATAATAGTCTTCTGACCGGGAACAGTCAAAGGCATAATAATAAAGAAAAATAGGACAGAAAGAATTACCCATCTTAAATGTTTTAGCACAAAAGAAAATGGAATCCTGGATAGAAAGAGAAGAATTATAGCCAAAATGAGTCCTAAAGAAGCAGATAAGAGATTAGGAAGTAGAGCGATAGATAAAATCAAAAAAGAAAAGGAAATAAGCTTAACTCTTGGATCCCAGGAATGAAACACAGATTTAAGATGTGCGTATTTATCAATCTCTGGAAGATGCATTTTTTTTGTGGTTATCCTTATTTTTCCCGAGGAAGTATGCGATAATTCCCATAATGCCCAAAATATATCCTATGCCACCTATTACCTCCCTGAAGGATACTTTCTTCTGCTGTGTCTTTGCGAGCTCCCTCATAATCGGCTTTAATTTTTTATCAAGAGAACTGTTGATAATCATTTCGATTTGGTCTAAATCAACTTGTGAGATCTCTTCGACTTCGGACTCTTTAGGTTTTGGCTCTTGCAGTCTTTGCTCAAGCTTTATTTCAGGCAATTCATCTTTTGAGAGGGCATATGAATTTTTATGACCCATGGAGGCAATAAGGACTATTTTTAAGTCGTCTTTCTTGGGAGGTTTAAAATTAAACTGTCCCTCTTTATTGCTCTTACCCTCCAGCAATCTTTTCCCCTGACTGTCGTACACCTCAATTAGACCGCCTTCTACCTTTCTTCCATCTGGGAAATAACTCTCGGTATAGACCGTATCACCTTCTACATACGCAAAAATATTTACCTTATGGGCAAAGGCAGAAGTAGTAAAGAGTGAAGAGTAAAGAGTGAAAAGCAGAAATATAATTTTGATTTTTGATTTTTGATTTTTGATTTTCATTTCATGTCTCTTGTCCTAACCCAATAAACAGCACCGATTTCAATGGATTTATCTTTTCCGCCAGGGTCTTTCATTGTCCATGAAGCTTCATTCAGTGCAGCAAAACCCCACCAGCCGGCCTTGGGCATAGCGTATGAAAACACACCATTTGCATCAGCCTTGACTACCTGCGTGATATATGGATCAGCAGGAGGTTTTATCTTACCATCTTCGTTGTAATATTCCACTTCTACCTCTGCAAAAGGGACAGGTCTTCCCTTTACCTTTACCATCCCAGTGAATACATTTCCTGTCCAAAGTCCATATGGTCTAGTTAATGGCACAATCTCTGTCTCTAGCCCAATTTCTCCATCCCAGCCTTCTTCAAGTCCCAGTGCATTCACACATACCTTAGTATAGTGAATAATGTAACAGTCTTCTGCCGGCTCCCAGTACGGTTTGGGCTCGACATAAAATGTGTAGTCTCCAGGCCTCCTGATTTTATACATAGTTTCCCAGTAGGTAAAATCTTTCGTCTGGTCAATCCATCTTCCTTTCTTGGACTGGAGAGTCGGAAGCAGAGACACATTCTTGCCACCAACTCTTACTCCAAAGTTCACTGGTTTTTCCATT carries:
- the cbiQ gene encoding cobalt ECF transporter T component CbiQ, whose amino-acid sequence is MHLPEIDKYAHLKSVFHSWDPRVKLISFSFLILSIALLPNLLSASLGLILAIILLFLSRIPFSFVLKHLRWVILSVLFFFIIMPLTVPGQKTIILSVIGVSHEGLRLSSLIALRAISICMIIFPMIGTMEFHKTIKALQRLKFPNKLIQLVMFTYRYIFVLLGELAKMSTAAKARLFKRGTNIHTLKITGNLIGMLFIRAFERTQRMYNAMVSRGYKGSIKTLDEFKLSNNDFLKASLIIIMAVMLHLTGHML
- a CDS encoding NifB/NifX family molybdenum-iron cluster-binding protein — encoded protein: MRVAISTDGDSVSAHFGRCPSYTIVDIEDGKVIKKEVVDNPGHVPGAIPQFLHEKGVECIIAGGMGARAVGFFDEFGIKPIVGVQGRIDEIIEKLIKGELKGGASLCKPSAGKGYGIDKTLCDHPDENK
- the hflK gene encoding FtsH protease activity modulator HflK is translated as MTKEEITALISSFVNLILTVIKFCLAIYTGSIALLAEAWHSLSDIFSSFMVFAAIRADRIGSISEERATQSQEIYRDTGSIFKDEDSHQKEKHSLAGKRFFTGLEEKVAVGIGLFLIFASYKIFMKVIHPETIAIRNPVPAALVILILALFSYLLFRFEVYVGEKSKSPGLVADGYHSKIDMFASMLVSVALVSEHIGFRIDKIAAVVICAAILIHALHVLTRALKAYIHPQGKTYLKGAQPHEDILVVFIKEKLPLLINRLYDALSRKLHLTGNYNQNKKILNKIITIVVLIIVAGIYFSSGIYMLKPYEKAIVERFGKPLNITKPVLPGLHYALPLPIDRINRVDTERIRRISIGYKASKDYQLILWTNVHYKEELPFLTGENSFLGLTMNVHYKVKDIYAFLYKNSSPEDLMMQLANTVLTNTLSKRAFFPTITVDRERLEEEILETLQTKLDEFKTGIWIEGIHFRDMHPPTDIAPAFEDVVSAQEDYETYIHKAKGYENKVIPHARATKIKMKNEAIAYRNNVLAKSNGEAGRFLDQQAAYRKHPDITETRLYIEGMEEILPDVQKFIICPKEGEKIPDIWFFQGNQSGISTIIREEK
- a CDS encoding iron-sulfur cluster assembly scaffold protein; this encodes MSKDFNHLVDKLQECVIKDASKIYSEQVIKQFTHPQNVGRMNDPDGAATIKGPCGDTVEIYLIIKNDEITESLFFTDGCGATIACGSITTRLAKGKTINEVLKISPADIIEELGGLPGENLHCAILTVNTLHKAVADYLLKKSNS
- the hflC gene encoding protease modulator HflC, with the protein product MKAGNRFLIIMLVVVVGLSFLVFYKVDEREHVIITQFGHPVKTIGNPGLYYKWPDPVQTVNRFEKRLMLYRTRLIEYLTQDKKNIIVQCFVCWRIDNPLEFFQAVGNNINAAKKIDDIICAQLGSVLGNYEISSIISTKKNAVKIKEIEKTITKNSNKKTIDSYGIEIKEIGICRLALPQDNVESVYKRMKSERESIANKYRAEGREKADIIRSEANKIQSDILSEAYKDAEIIKGEGDAAATKIYAEAFEKDPAFYRFMRTLESYKRIIDDKTTVVLSSKSDLFKYLNKKTNEDSK
- a CDS encoding FAD-dependent oxidoreductase — its product is MMKTYDVIVIGGSAAGIPAAITAKRHYPNKSVLLIRKENKVLIPCGIPYIFGTVGTPDKNLIPDKVLEQNGIKLLIDPVVHIDNKNCVVETKAGEQVRYKKLVLATGSEPMIPPIPGIDKGNIFSIKKDVTYLNDMIHAMEHASDLVIVGCGFIGVELAEECKKRKENLNITIVEMMHHCLQLVYDKDFCLKAEETLIAQGVNLMVDEKVESFTGNDKVEGIKLKSGKEIKSDMVILGIGAVSNIGLAQEIGLEIGPARGIMVNRYMQTSDPNIFACGDCTEKVSFFDGKASTLKLASIATMEARIAGANLFASSRLNMGVIGVFSTTLGDSAFAAAGLTEEQAQKQGYNIIVGESEAINRHPGGMPGAENLKVKLVFEAGTQIILGGQICGAKSGGELINAISAFVHQRMTANDIATFQMGTHPALTASPIAYQLVNAAEIAIKQLKMKRR
- a CDS encoding ABC transporter ATP-binding protein, yielding MEPIIEIRNLHAEYRTGKERTVALKGITLSAYKGEIFGFIGPNGAGKTTTINILLGFMHPTNGEALIFAEKSSSLKNRFRIGYLPEIAYYYPFLTPFKILAMYGKLFRIDKTILNNRIDSVLETVGLTEKKNTPIRNLSKGMSQRLGLAQAIINDPEVLILDEPNSGLDPIGKREIRDIILELKNRGKTIFFSSHELSEVELICDRVGIIDRGQILKTEKLDQIVGKIDTKQTVLEDIFIRMIKDKRA
- the hflK gene encoding FtsH protease activity modulator HflK, with protein sequence MHKDRKNLIELKKDVLSALATDIHKLYRWFAVLLFGIYMLSGIYIVKTNEVGLVKRFGKVIRENVESGIHYRMPWPIDEVDKVKIKEVMRTELSFWSDKIDKDTLPSYCITGDKNIVHLKMIINYQIKEPKKFLYRIYNSDKILENSMYSAIIEAIAKVNVDDVLTTAKYRFQQDTMRLCQERLDFLGTGLEIKSVELKNIEPPSEVLPMFKDVVNAREDASTMIHDAESYSNKIIPNAQAEAAKTISQAQAYKIKKTAYAQGETNKFLKILEEYKKAEDITEFRLHVETLEKVMPKAKKYITDSHTNGKEIANTKFFINSEGK
- a CDS encoding ATP-binding cassette domain-containing protein codes for the protein MKEMIKIKGLKYTYSDGTKALRGVDLSIFEGESIGLIGPNGAGKSTLLLHLNGILGGSGKVEIMGLEITDKNLDFIRSKVGLVFQDPEDQLFMPTVFDDVAFGLVNIGKEKEEINSSVKKALKEVDMLDSINRVSHHLSFGEKKRISLATVLSMNPEILVLDEPSSNLDPRSRRHLMEVLRGIRVTKIISGHDLELILDICNKVVVLDKGKIAAYGGTKEILSNKSLMESHWLEVPLSLR
- a CDS encoding tetratricopeptide repeat protein — encoded protein: MPKIIFLILLLLAVILLQIPLQLYHYSAEDTAQSTSVIPGGEIVSKILGGVFSGSADLLWLKTDEYLHKGVTEHGHCHILEEADMGGHTQHKHEHNHKEIEHRHKLKYNRLDKLFAKLEYNLKPNITEHLHSKREDELMPWFKLATIFNPHHVRAYAVGGYWLAFRLGKLDEAIKFMAEGIKNNPDSYQISEEMGIVYFSKLKDYKKAQYYFERALKSQAKMDEYDKAGILRFLAFSHKFQGHTQKAIDCYKQVLRLFPENKKAKNFIDKWERGKE
- a CDS encoding ABC transporter permease subunit, yielding MRAAWIIAKNVIEESIRKKEIYVLFILSIAMMSIVAMASFFSLTGLVKYFIELSFLIITYITVIIAVVVGARQVPTELNSRTIYPLMAKPLKRSEFIIGKWLGTSIISILCFLVFEGIFIILLFSKGSSVSGILIQGIFLHILQLMLMSSIVICLSAFMTNAANVTVSILYFILGHWIGKAISDVLDKCGAFLAWILKSINYILPHLDYFDLSKKIVHQWSPVPAWVIITVMIYALVYISIFLLIGTLKFQRKQL
- a CDS encoding NifB/NifX family molybdenum-iron cluster-binding protein, with amino-acid sequence MKICITSQGDNLDSQVDPRFGRCQYFIITDTETSEFEAVQNPNLSGMGGVGIQSAQFMAEKQVKAVLTGNVGPNAFQGLQAAGVEIITGVSGNIKEAIEKYNKGELKATQGPSVNSKFGTGK
- a CDS encoding DUF4198 domain-containing protein, coding for MEKPVNFGVRVGGKNVSLLPTLQSKKGRWIDQTKDFTYWETMYKIRRPGDYTFYVEPKPYWEPAEDCYIIHYTKVCVNALGLEEGWDGEIGLETEIVPLTRPYGLWTGNVFTGMVKVKGRPVPFAEVEVEYYNEDGKIKPPADPYITQVVKADANGVFSYAMPKAGWWGFAALNEASWTMKDPGGKDKSIEIGAVYWVRTRDMK